One Peromyscus leucopus breed LL Stock chromosome 20, UCI_PerLeu_2.1, whole genome shotgun sequence genomic region harbors:
- the Prr5 gene encoding proline-rich protein 5 isoform X3, giving the protein MVILRDKIRFYEGQKLLDSLAETWDFFFSDVLPTLQAIFYPVQGKEPSVRQLALLHFRNTITLSVKLEDALARSHARVPPAIAQMLLVLQGVHESRGVTEDYLRLETLIQKVVSPYLGTYGLYSSEGSCTHSCILEKRLLRRARSGDVLAKNPVVRSKSYNTPLLNPVAEHEAEGTAAGGTSIRRHSVSEMTSCPEPQGFVDTPGQGPSGTFRSSPTPHSGPCPSRLYPPAHSPEQGPAHGSPPTSSPETLVDQILESVDSDSEGIFIDFGRGGRSSVSDFDAAGSRPSVV; this is encoded by the exons ATGGTGATCCTTCGTGACAAGATACGCTTCTACGAGG GACAGAAGCTGCTCGACTCGCTGGCGGAGACCTGGGATTTCTTCTTCAGTGACGTGCTACCTACGCTGCAGGCCATCTTCTACCCCGTGCAG GGCAAGGAGCCGTCGGTGCGCCAGCTGGCCCTGCTGCACTTCCGGAACACCATCACCCTTAGCGTGAAGCTGGAGGACGCGCTGGCCCGCTCCCACGCTCGTGTCCCCCCCGCCATCGCACAGATGCTGCTGGTGCTGCAG GGAGTCCATGAGTCCAGGGGTGTGACCGAGGACTACCTGCGCCTGGAGACCCTGATCCAGAAGGTGGTGTCACCGTACCTGGGCACCTATGGCCTCTACTCCAGCGAAGGGTCCTGCACCCATTCCTGCATTCTTG AGAAACGGCTCCTGCGCCGCGCCCGCTCCGGGGACGTCCTAGCCAAGAACCCGGTGGTGCGATCCAAAAGCTACAACACACCCCTGCTCAACCCCGTGGCTGAGCATGAAGCGGAGGGCACAGCGGCTGGTGGTACAAGCATCCGCAGGCACTCAGTCTCCGAGATGACATCCTGTCCTGAGCCCCAGGGCTTTGTGGACACACCTGGTCAGGGCCCCTCGGGGACCTTCAGGTCCTCTCCAACACCCCACTCAGGGCCTTGCCCCAGCAGACTCTACCCCCCTGCCCATTCTCCCGagcagggcccagcccacggctccccacccacctccagccCTGAGACCCTGGTGGACCAGATCCTGGAGTCCGTGGACTCAGACTCCGAAGGAATATTCATTGACTTTGGGCGGGGTGGTCGCTCCAGTGTGTCTGACTTTGATGCAGCCGGAAGCCGACCGAGTGTGGTGTGA